One genomic window of Elaeis guineensis isolate ETL-2024a chromosome 2, EG11, whole genome shotgun sequence includes the following:
- the LOC140855549 gene encoding berberine bridge enzyme-like D-2: MPGLPPKSAIPLQPPFLYSPPVQTRQPKKKKSYSPIDSKESMNPEPSLPLLLHLPLLLLFLLFTTTSSQNTSSTAETTTANANISSCLLSSHVQNFTLYSSPPSIQYSNLLNFSIQNLCFAGPSIHKPSVLILPKTQHELQSSILCCRSSSLAIRVRSGGHSYEGLSYTAGQHTPFAVIDLMNLNRVWIDSGSSTAWAESGATLGEIYYAVARSNRSLAFSAGSCSTVGSGGLISGGGFGFLSRKYGLAADNVLDAVLIDPAGRALDRKAMGEDVFWAIRGGGGGSWGAVYAWKLRLVPVPDPVTLCSINRLGSVRQVAELTHKWQYEAPNLPDEFYLSTYIQASTNGNITSLFSGLFLGPNGTAIRILRQRFPELAVSESECSEMSWIESAAQLANINSVSDLLNRKPRAKSYFKAKSDYVRAPIPMDGLITAIDLLSKQPKASVIFDPYGGEMGRIASGDLPFPHRGGNLYGIQYMIDWKKGEDGMAYVAWIRRLYGYMGRFVSKNPRAAYVNYVDLDLGTIEWTRGSGGSWDAVGVARAWGEPYFLGNYDRLVRAKTEIDPDNVFRNEQSIPPLPKEGS, encoded by the coding sequence ATGCCGGGTCTTCCCCCAAAGTCGGCCATCCCCCTACAACCTCCCTTTTTATATTCTCCTCCTGTCCAGACCcgtcaaccaaaaaaaaagaaatcctaCAGTCCCATAGACTCCAAAGAATCCATGAATCCAGAGCCTAGTCTTcccctcctcctccacctccctctcctcctcctcttcctcctcttcaccACCACCAGCTCCCAAAACACTTCCTCTACCGCTGAGACTACCACAGCAAATGCCAACATCTCTTCTTGCCTGCTCTCCTCCCATGTTCAAAACTTcaccctctactcctctccaccTTCCATCCAATACTCCAATCTCCTCAACTTCTCCATCCAAAACCTCTGCTTCGCTGGCCCCTCCATCCACAAGCCCTCCGTCCTCATCCTCCCAAAGACCCAACATGAGCTCCAGAGCTCCATCCTTTGCTGCCGTTCTTCCTCCTTGGCCATTAGAGTAAGGAGCGGCGGCCACAGCTATGAAGGCTTATCCTACACCGCGGGACAGCACACACCCTTCGCGGTCATCGACTTGATGAACCTGAACCGGGTCTGGATCGATTCCGGCTCGTCCACAGCCTGGGCCGAGTCGGGCGCTACACTGGGCGAGATATACTACGCTGTGGCCCGGTCCAACCGGTCCCTCGCCTTTTCTGCCGGCTCCTGCTCGACCGTCGGCAGCGGTGGCCTCATCTCCGGAGGCGGCTTCGGCTTCCTCTCTCGGAAGTACGGCCTCGCCGCCGATAACGTCTTGGACGCGGTTCTCATCGACCCGGCCGGTCGAGCTCTGGACCGGAAAGCCATGGGCGAGGACGTCTTCTGGGCCATCCGGGGCGGCGGTGGTGGAAGCTGGGGGGCGGTCTACGCGTGGAAGCTCCGGCTCGTCCCGGTCCCGGACCCGGTCACCTTGTGCTCCATCAACCGGCTCGGCTCGGTCAGGCAAGTTGCCGAGTTGACTCACAAGTGGCAGTACGAGGCCCCGAATCTCCCGGACGAGTTCTATCTCTCTACTTATATCCAAGCGTCAACGAATGGGAACATCACCAGCTTGTTCTCGGGCCTATTCCTCGGCCCTAATGGAACGGCAATTCGCATCCTGCGCCAACGATTCCCCGAGTTGGCCGTATCAGAATCGGAGTGCAGCGAGATGAGTTGGATCGAATCGGCGGCCCAGTTGGCAAATATAAACTCCGTCTCCGATCTACTGAACCGCAAACCGCGCGCGAAGTCGTACTTCAAGGCCAAGTCCGACTACGTGAGGGCCCCAATCCCAATGGATGGTCTGATCACAGCCATTGATTTGTTATCCAAGCAGCCAAAAGCGTCCGTTATTTTTGATCCTTACGGCGGAGAGATGGGCAGGATAGCGAGCGGTGATCTGCCGTTCCCTCACCGGGGTGGGAATTTGTATGGGATCCAGTACATGATCGATTGGAAAAAAGGAGAGGATGGAATGGCGTACGTGGCATGGATACGGAGGCTCTACGGGTACATGGGACGGTTCGTTTCGAAGAACCCCCGGGCGGCGTACGTGAATTATGTGGACCTTGATCTTGGGACCATAGAATGGACCAGAGGAAGTGGTGGGTCCTGGGACGCGGTGGGTGTGGCGCGGGCGTGGGGTGAACCGTATTTCTTGGGGAACTACGATCGGTTGGTGAGGGCCAAGACGGAAATTGATCCGGATAATGTGTTCAGAAATGAGCAGAGCATTCCTCCTTTGCCAAAAGAAGGTTCTTAA
- the LOC105033367 gene encoding thaumatin-like protein, protein MVPGGGRQLDRGQSWPINVNPGTTGGRVRARTGCSFDGNGNGHCQTGDCGGKLACTAYGSPPNTLAEFALNQFQNLDFIDISLVDGFNVPMDFSPTSGCSRGIRCTADIVGQCPNELKAPGGCNNPCTVFKTNEYCCNSGSCGPTNYSRFFKERCPDAYSYPKDDQTSTFTCPGGTNYKVTFCP, encoded by the coding sequence ATGGTCCCCGGCGGTGGTCGCCAGCTCGACCGCGGCCAGTCCTGGCCCATCAACGTCAACCCCGGCACTACCGGTGGCCGCGTCAGGGCCCGCACCGGCTGTTCGTTCGACGGCAACGGCAACGGGCACTGCCAGACCGGTGACTGCGGTGGTAAACTTGCCTGCACGGCCTACGGCAGCCCGCCCAACACCCTCGCCGAGTTCGCCCTCAACCAGTTCCAGAACCTCGACTTCATCGACATCTCCCTCGTCGACGGCTTCAACGTGCCGATGGACTTCAGCCCGACCTCGGGCTGCAGCAGGGGGATCCGGTGCACGGCCGACATCGTCGGGCAGTGCCCCAACGAGCTCAAAGCTCCCGGCGGTTGCAACAACCCGTGCACCGTCTTCAAGACTAATGAGTATTGCTGCAACTCCGGGAGCTGCGGACCGACCAACTATTCCAGGTTCTTTAAGGAGAGATGCCCGGATGCGTACAGTTACCCCAAGGACGACCAGACCAGCACCTTCACTTGCCCCGGGGGGACCAACTACAAGGTTACCTTCTGCCCTTGA
- the LOC140855415 gene encoding uncharacterized protein: MGERRYSKLEEALEIKSLRRIINSYLNYPDAAEADVRRYERSFKKLSPAHKGLLSHLPSKFRRLRWCISVNTHFIMSMLQAFEPPFDMSQDIDIDEHGNLKNVSEDHIQTEVSSNSQERDICAGQPVSAAGSIILDI; the protein is encoded by the exons ATGGGGGAGCGGCGCTACAGCAAACTTGAAGAAGCCCTCGAGATCAAATCCCTCCGCCGAATCATCAATTCGTACCTGAA TTATCCTGATGCTGCTGAGGCGGATGTTAGAAGATATGAAAGATCATTTAAAAAACTTTCACCTGCCCATAAG GGACTTCTCTCTCATCTTCCTTCAAAATTCCGAAGACTTAGATG GTGCATATCTGTGAACACACATTTTATTATGAGCATGCTTCAG GCATTTGAACCTCCTTTTGACATGAGCCAGGATATAGATATTGATGAACATGGGAACTTAAAGAATGTCTCTGAAGATCATATTCAAACAGAAGTCTCTTCCAACTCTCAAGAGAGAGATATTTGTGCAGGGCAACCTGTTTCAGCTGCTGGAAGCATTATTCTGG ATATCTGA